ATGTAATAGAACCACCAACCTTCATAAAATAGATAAGTATTTTAGATGTTTTATATATCTTAATATATTTTGAATACATATTAGGAATTGAGATCATAGGTTTGGTACAAGATCTTTTCGGGGTTTGAATGTTTCGGGTTCTATCAGATATCCATTTAGGTTTGGGTTCAGATAATACCCATAACTTGAAATACCATAAAACAAGATCCATTCGGCATTTATGTCGGGTTCGGATCGGTTCGGATTCATTTATATCAGATCAGATTCGGTTTGGTTTTTCGAGTTCGGTTTATTTACCCAGCCCCACTCGAAACTTTAACTCACAAAGATAATAGAAAATACACAACATAAAACAACAACATAAATGAAAATAAGTAATGAAATAATTTCTTGTATAAAGACCGTAAGTTTACTGGAGACATACTACATATCTGCATGAGTTTTATAACCTATATGTTTAGCTTTTTCAATAAAGAGGCCAAACACAGTGTTGGCAACACTCATATAAATTCGCAAGTTAAACAAGAAAATTTGAACCAAAATATTTGGATTTCGTATTAACGAGCCTTATGTTTTATGTAACTTATTTACCCATTTCTGTTAATCTTTCATAGTTTGTGTGATAGATATCATTTGTAGTTTGAAACAACTGAATTCTTTATCATTTTTTCTTTGTTTTTGGTAAAATGTTAAATTATTATACCAAATTTCCAATTCTACATAGACAAAACACCTAGTAGCAGAAGAACGTTATTAAACTAAACAGAAAGGATCTAAGCAACAAAATAACTAAATGAAGCAAGGAAGAAGCTGACTTTGGACAATACTTTAACTTTAGCGCGAAGGACTAGAAAACGAGTCGACAACAGAGAGAGCTACCAGTCGCCACGAGCTACTGAAGAGAAAGATGTTCTTAAACCTTGAAACACACAGCTCCGGTAGCTTCTAGAGAACTTAAACGTCACAAACTGCCCGAAGAATTACAATCCGAACTCGCTAGCTAACCCAAAAAACACCTAGCCGGCAGCACGACGAGGATTTCACAACCGACGATACCGTCTTTTGGAGAAGGTACTTTTCTTGTCAAAAGTATTCCCTTAACATTATTTTTTTGGATCATTTCATATTTTGTTTTCTTAATTCTATGATTCTCCTTTTTGGGATCCCCTATTGATTCTTACCTCTATTGTAGAGTTGAAGTTAAACTGCTATCTTAATTGTAAGGTGTGAAGTTAAACCGCTAGAGAGCAAACTAAGCAAGAAAATAACACATTCATGTTTATATGAGTTTCACGTGAACATTTAATATCACCAATATTGCCGATATGCTGCATTTATTAATCAGAATTGAAATTTATAGTCATATTTCAAATTTAAATATTATCTTTTGGGATTTGAGCACATGAAAAGTTCAATAATTGCGTCATATTCTGTTGATGGCTCCAACAGCTATAGCAATGAAATCCTCCATGACTAATGTCATCTCCATAAGCCTCTTTGAGGTCTTGTCTGTGTTCTTTCCGACTTGATCCTTCACGATTTTTGTTTGGTCAAAACTAACCATGATATCATAGCTTGCAGTCTGCGCATCGTTATCCTCAATTTCTAATCGAGCACTTCTAAAATTCTCCACTATTGAGATATATGATTCATAGCACATCGTTTTATTAAATGTAGGCTCTTTTTCCAATCCGGCAACGAAACCTGCCCTTTTTTTAGCTTGGGTCCTTACAAGGTCGACTGTGACTTTCACAAGATTGACCTATATATTAAAAAAAGCCAAAATTTTACTGAGATTTGTAGTTTTTCAGGAATAATAAA
This genomic interval from Brassica oleracea var. oleracea cultivar TO1000 chromosome C2, BOL, whole genome shotgun sequence contains the following:
- the LOC106327336 gene encoding uncharacterized protein LOC106327336, which produces MTSSSNYFFLVSLVVLLLFFLGSTLTMASTKDIDSICNDSFVHNHNKTLCLQTLTAYPPAVSATNMVNLVKVTVDLVRTQAKKRAGFVAGLEKEPTFNKTMCYESYISIVENFRSARLEIEDNDAQTASYDIMVSFDQTKIVKDQVGKNTDKTSKRLMEMTLVMEDFIAIAVGAINRI